One window of the Pedobacter ginsengisoli genome contains the following:
- a CDS encoding sialidase family protein, which translates to MNHFKKNDGKYLVIVSCCLIVIISLAIGCSKNSITASTIEKPKEQSTTKVVAAALAAPVNTRVVVFNGGNESIYHSFRIPSIIKTKNGTLVAFAEGRRWSPSDYGDINVVYKRSVNNGASWSALGEVVGSGAGTWGNPTAVYDPTVGEYGRIWLFLQWNDEFKAQWSDFKAWGDRKIHTSYSDDDGVTWSVPLDRTSTLTPLTYKWDCVGPGIGIRTAYDHPGRLIVPAYGRNIYSDDHGATWQYEPTAGGTDESTIVELMNGSLMRNDRPGTTEWNLSKTRRKSVGSIAGGFPAFSTVAALPDPKCEGSILRYNTDDPNRIIFLNPNGTGQRCNMTVRISYDDGVTWPRSRALYPTANCNYTSSTIVYGGYSSMVKTADYCIGALIEYNEDVQNSATSNKSIEFNKFNLAWILNGSTEP; encoded by the coding sequence ATGAACCACTTCAAAAAAAATGATGGCAAATATCTTGTAATCGTATCTTGCTGTCTCATCGTCATCATCTCCCTTGCAATTGGGTGTTCTAAAAACTCAATAACTGCAAGCACCATTGAAAAACCTAAAGAGCAAAGCACGACCAAGGTTGTTGCTGCTGCGCTTGCCGCCCCTGTGAATACGCGTGTAGTTGTATTCAACGGAGGCAATGAAAGTATTTACCATTCTTTCAGAATCCCTTCAATCATAAAAACAAAAAATGGAACGCTGGTTGCCTTCGCCGAAGGCAGAAGATGGAGCCCAAGTGATTATGGAGATATCAATGTAGTTTATAAAAGATCTGTAAACAACGGAGCCAGCTGGTCTGCCTTAGGGGAGGTTGTTGGCAGTGGAGCCGGAACATGGGGCAATCCAACAGCTGTTTACGATCCAACTGTGGGTGAATATGGAAGAATCTGGTTGTTTTTGCAATGGAATGATGAGTTTAAAGCTCAATGGTCTGATTTTAAGGCATGGGGCGATAGAAAAATTCATACTTCTTATAGTGATGATGATGGCGTTACATGGTCTGTTCCTTTAGATCGTACCAGTACCCTAACTCCACTTACGTATAAATGGGACTGCGTTGGCCCGGGCATAGGGATCAGAACGGCTTATGATCACCCCGGCAGACTGATTGTCCCTGCTTACGGAAGAAATATATATAGTGACGATCATGGTGCAACATGGCAATATGAACCAACTGCGGGTGGTACTGATGAAAGTACAATAGTAGAATTGATGAACGGAAGCCTGATGAGAAATGACAGGCCGGGTACTACCGAGTGGAATTTATCAAAAACCAGAAGAAAATCGGTTGGCTCTATTGCTGGCGGCTTCCCTGCTTTTTCAACAGTAGCCGCACTGCCGGATCCAAAATGTGAAGGATCAATACTAAGATACAATACTGATGATCCGAACAGGATCATATTTCTTAACCCTAACGGAACAGGTCAGCGCTGCAACATGACTGTGCGCATTAGTTATGATGATGGAGTTACCTGGCCAAGAAGCCGTGCGCTTTACCCTACTGCAAACTGCAATTATACCAGCAGCACCATAGTTTACGGTGGCTATTCGAGCATGGTAAAAACGGCCGACTACTGTATTGGTGCATTAATAGAATACAATGAAGATGTTCAGAATTCAGCTACCAGCAATAAATCTATTGAATTTAACAAGTTTAATCTGGCCTGGATCTTAAACGGAAGCACTGAACCTTAA
- a CDS encoding FadR/GntR family transcriptional regulator: protein MAINDLSKDLAPITSSTMADVVEVKLREYLKKKSFLPGDALPKELELAEALGVSRNVLREALSRLRMLGMVETKKKRGMVLARPDILGTFERVLDPLIIDKDTLQDIFELRLVLEMGLADLIYIRKTDKDIAELENIAKKEVNHDNSFRIKNEIAFHGKLYEMSGNDTLKRFQIMLLPIFDYVVTLEKKPIMGKVNHMDLVQILKTGSKADFKKGMEAHLKPHFDRLK, encoded by the coding sequence ATGGCAATTAACGATTTAAGTAAAGATCTGGCTCCCATCACGTCAAGTACGATGGCGGATGTTGTTGAAGTAAAACTGAGGGAATATTTAAAAAAGAAATCCTTCCTGCCCGGCGATGCTTTGCCAAAAGAACTGGAGTTAGCCGAGGCTCTGGGGGTAAGCAGAAATGTTTTGCGTGAAGCATTAAGCCGACTGCGCATGCTGGGCATGGTTGAAACTAAAAAGAAAAGAGGTATGGTGTTGGCCAGACCAGATATTCTTGGAACGTTTGAACGTGTTCTTGATCCGCTGATTATTGATAAGGATACACTTCAGGATATTTTTGAGCTTAGACTTGTACTTGAAATGGGATTGGCCGATCTTATTTATATCAGAAAAACCGATAAGGATATTGCTGAATTAGAAAACATAGCCAAAAAGGAAGTGAACCACGATAATTCATTCAGAATTAAAAATGAAATTGCATTTCATGGTAAGCTTTACGAAATGTCGGGTAATGATACATTGAAAAGATTTCAAATCATGTTGCTTCCCATTTTTGACTATGTAGTTACCCTTGAAAAGAAACCTATCATGGGTAAAGTGAATCATATGGATCTTGTTCAGATTCTGAAAACAGGATCAAAAGCAGATTTTAAAAAAGGAATGGAGGCACATCTTAAGCCTCATTTCGATCGGTTAAAGTAA
- a CDS encoding RNA polymerase sigma factor codes for MQEIIEGCIRQDRTSQYLLYKEFYSYGMAICRRYALNDDDAADVLNNGFMKVFTHIEKYDPEKPFKAWLGKIITNTAIDHYRKSLKFSNHDELTDHEDIGGPAQVYEQMAYKDLLVLVQGLPPAYRTVFNLFAIDGYSHEEIAELLNISVGTSKSNLFKARQKLQERLSSAGGTKSGDVYFNNFSTQNEVPLQNKIAADGKR; via the coding sequence GTGCAGGAAATTATTGAAGGTTGCATCAGACAGGACAGAACAAGTCAGTATTTGCTCTATAAAGAATTTTATAGTTATGGCATGGCCATATGCCGACGGTACGCTTTGAATGATGATGATGCGGCTGATGTATTGAATAACGGGTTCATGAAAGTGTTTACACATATTGAAAAATATGACCCTGAAAAGCCATTTAAAGCATGGCTTGGAAAAATTATAACCAATACCGCTATTGACCATTACAGGAAAAGCCTGAAGTTCTCGAATCATGATGAGCTAACTGATCACGAGGACATAGGCGGGCCTGCACAGGTATATGAGCAAATGGCCTATAAAGATCTGCTGGTGTTGGTTCAGGGATTGCCACCTGCTTATAGAACGGTATTTAATTTATTTGCGATAGATGGGTATTCGCATGAAGAAATTGCGGAACTTTTAAATATATCGGTAGGGACATCGAAATCAAATTTATTTAAAGCACGACAAAAGCTGCAAGAAAGGCTCAGTTCCGCTGGTGGAACCAAGTCTGGAGATGTATATTTTAATAATTTCAGTACTCAAAATGAAGTGCCTTTACAAAACAAAATAGCTGCAGATGGAAAAAGATAA